The following proteins are co-located in the Chloroflexota bacterium genome:
- the csrA gene encoding carbon storage regulator CsrA has protein sequence MLVLSRKANETIVVDDAIEVTVLEILGDRVKIGINAPRDVPIVRQELLHQGRDNHRAAAPPAESPSATTERDA, from the coding sequence GTGCTCGTTCTCTCCCGTAAAGCCAACGAGACGATCGTCGTGGACGACGCCATCGAGGTGACCGTGCTGGAAATACTTGGCGACCGCGTAAAGATTGGCATCAACGCTCCCCGCGACGTGCCGATCGTGCGGCAGGAGTTGCTGCATCAAGGCCGGGACAATCATCGTGCCGCGGCACCGCCGGCGGAGTCGCCGTCTGCGACGACCGAACGCGACGCTTGA